The DNA region GAGAACGTGACCTTGATGGGTCAAAGTGCCGGCGCGTGGTCAGCTTATCTGCACTATCTGTCTCCGAATTCCAGGTACTGATCTTCGATATGAAGTCAAGATGGTCAATAAATGTTTGTATTCGTTATAGAAAGTACTTCCACCGGGCGATCTTCCAAAGTGGGGACACCTGTACGGAATCGGTGTTCCAACTCGATCCGGAAGAAAAGGCCAGAAAGTTGGCGAAGCTTCTGGGTTGCCGAGGCAGTTCGGATCGCGAGGTTCTGGGTACGTATCTCAACAACTTAAACGAGCGCACGTGCAAAAACCGTTGATCCGCTTCCAAAACAAACGCGACCCGAGTGCTGAGTCAATGCAAAACAAGGCCGTACTTAATTCTACCGACTTTTCAGACACCCTCATGAGTGCGCCTGCCACAGCGCTaactcaagctcaactcaaGATCTGCAGCCCCGGTGAGGAGTCCTGCCCGATGAGGTACGCCTTCCGGCCGGTCATCGAGCGCGACATCACCGCGGACAGCATCATTTGCCAATCGCCGGAGCAGATTCTCAAAGCGTACGACACACTGCGAATGCCAATCATGTCCAGCTTGTGCAGCGCCGAAGGAATGCTTGGAGTTAAGCTGAGCCGGAATCGACTTCACAAGTACAACCGGGAAGAAATGCTGGTGCCGCAGTTTTTGGGATGCCCGGAAAAGATGGATCGTCAGGGAGTGGGGAAAAAGGTGAAGCAATTCTACTTTGGAGACCGGAAGGTTGGCCCGAACACGCTGAATGCGTTTTGTGACTACGCATCCGATTATACCTTCGCCGTAACGTCCCAGCTGAGCGCCGAATGGATCGCTCGATATCAACCGAGGGTAGAGCACTTCCACAGCTACTTTTCGTACGACGGTCGTATGAACTATGTGAAAGCAATAATGGGGGTGGACATACCGGGAGCTAGTCACAGTGACGATCTTTACTATCTTTTCAGgtattattttctttttaatcacataatt from Culex quinquefasciatus strain JHB chromosome 3, VPISU_Cqui_1.0_pri_paternal, whole genome shotgun sequence includes:
- the LOC119768607 gene encoding esterase FE4-like, whose translation is MQNKAVLNSTDFSDTLMSAPATALTQAQLKICSPGEESCPMRYAFRPVIERDITADSIICQSPEQILKAYDTLRMPIMSSLCSAEGMLGVKLSRNRLHKYNREEMLVPQFLGCPEKMDRQGVGKKVKQFYFGDRKVGPNTLNAFCDYASDYTFAVTSQLSAEWIARYQPRVEHFHSYFSYDGRMNYVKAIMGVDIPGASHSDDLYYLFSAPYVKPLPEDCDEYKIREVVLKTVTNFVKCGNPTPDHSLMGFRWTPVSTVPREETKPFDLDCLEVNLPPRMIRNPNQDRMEFWRKIMLDNTNLL